One window from the genome of Sphingomicrobium arenosum encodes:
- a CDS encoding pyridoxamine 5'-phosphate oxidase family protein, which produces MSDTDAQFIRALIKRNRYLSLATCDGERPWIAPLEYISDEDLNLYFFSPEDADHCEQLAERCQVAVAIFDGVQPEYEPSPEMPIAGLQIAAEARKLIEPFPKLVDAQIEAWKLPMPPYAPFIIQPIRWFVPVLKDGANCRREVKVR; this is translated from the coding sequence ATGTCTGATACCGATGCACAATTCATTCGTGCCTTGATTAAGCGTAATCGATACCTTTCGCTTGCGACTTGCGACGGCGAAAGGCCTTGGATTGCGCCGCTAGAATACATTTCGGATGAAGACCTGAATCTTTATTTCTTTTCCCCAGAGGATGCAGACCATTGCGAGCAGTTAGCAGAACGATGCCAAGTGGCTGTAGCAATCTTCGATGGGGTTCAGCCGGAGTATGAACCCTCTCCGGAAATGCCTATCGCAGGGCTGCAAATTGCTGCCGAGGCGAGAAAACTTATCGAGCCTTTTCCGAAATTGGTGGATGCCCAAATTGAGGCCTGGAAACTGCCAATGCCGCCCTATGCGCCCTTCATTATCCAGCCCATACGGTGGTTTGTTCCCGTTCTTAAAGACGGAGCAAACTGCCGCAGGGAAGTGAAGGTGCGCTAA
- a CDS encoding FKBP-type peptidyl-prolyl cis-trans isomerase, whose translation MTTAKQGDTVVIDFTVKKQDGTVVGNTSEGGGPQTLTLGDKEIFPAIEEALTGMEEGASKTVDLPCEKGFGPRRPELIIDIPRGNLPAEPAPQVGMGLQATNQQGQPINMVIVHVGDDSVKADGNHPLAGEDLTFDITLKEVKAAA comes from the coding sequence ATGACCACTGCCAAGCAGGGCGACACCGTCGTCATCGACTTCACCGTGAAAAAGCAGGACGGCACCGTCGTCGGCAATACCAGCGAGGGCGGCGGGCCGCAGACGCTCACGCTCGGCGACAAGGAAATCTTTCCCGCCATCGAGGAAGCGCTGACCGGCATGGAGGAAGGCGCCTCCAAGACCGTCGACCTGCCGTGCGAAAAAGGCTTTGGCCCGCGCCGTCCCGAACTCATCATCGACATCCCGCGCGGCAACCTGCCCGCCGAACCCGCCCCGCAGGTCGGCATGGGTCTCCAGGCCACCAACCAGCAAGGCCAGCCCATCAACATGGTCATCGTCCATGTCGGCGACGACAGTGTGAAGGCCGACGGCAACCACCCGCTTGCGGGCGAAGACCTCACCTTCGACATCACCTTGAAAGAGGTGAAGGCCGCAGCCTGA
- a CDS encoding alpha/beta hydrolase-fold protein encodes MTYRAMLAAATMSLAAPALAEPMANDGQVGEIHEITIPAPSLAGNLLGTPTTQKAQIYLPPSYESDPERRYPVIYLLHGFHGTDRTWMKDLDAPERVRFPDSPYQDYGLITAEWLAAKFEHDAIPEMIIVAPNGRNIFKHGFWMNGEVIGNWSDYVARDVVGHIDAHYRTLPQRESRGIAGHSGGGHGSIRIAMLHPDIFNSVYAMAPCCLGGGADSLTADLPTHAAGEVTGLARDVYATVDALETADDLPGSRGDRPHDFNVNAEVATAAVYSPNPDNPPFYSDFAFDRVGDAFVIDEAVLERRAQRFAINQSDAHFEALRSLDGLFIDTGELEYETLREGAGAFVAKLAEHQVPVRFDIYADGNHGNLFVPRFMTLGLDYFTAHLATEMASPDASLSSAD; translated from the coding sequence ATGACCTATCGAGCCATGCTCGCTGCAGCGACGATGTCTCTCGCCGCGCCCGCACTTGCCGAACCCATGGCCAATGACGGTCAAGTGGGCGAAATCCACGAAATCACCATCCCCGCCCCCTCGCTCGCCGGCAATCTGCTCGGCACACCGACGACACAGAAAGCGCAAATCTACCTGCCGCCGAGCTATGAGAGCGACCCCGAGCGACGCTACCCCGTCATCTACCTACTCCACGGCTTTCATGGCACCGACCGCACTTGGATGAAGGATCTGGACGCGCCCGAACGCGTCCGCTTCCCCGACAGCCCCTATCAGGATTACGGCCTCATCACCGCCGAGTGGCTCGCCGCTAAATTCGAGCATGACGCCATTCCCGAGATGATCATCGTCGCCCCCAACGGCCGCAACATCTTCAAGCATGGCTTCTGGATGAATGGCGAGGTGATCGGCAACTGGTCCGATTATGTCGCCCGCGACGTGGTCGGCCATATCGATGCCCACTACCGCACCCTGCCCCAGCGCGAGAGCCGCGGGATCGCGGGTCATTCGGGCGGCGGCCACGGCAGCATCCGCATTGCCATGCTCCATCCCGACATCTTCAACAGCGTCTATGCCATGGCGCCCTGCTGCCTCGGCGGCGGCGCGGACAGCCTCACCGCCGACCTGCCGACTCATGCTGCTGGTGAGGTGACAGGGCTTGCCCGCGATGTTTATGCCACCGTCGACGCGCTCGAAACCGCCGACGACCTACCGGGATCGCGCGGCGACCGGCCGCATGATTTCAACGTTAACGCTGAGGTCGCCACGGCGGCGGTCTATTCCCCCAACCCCGACAATCCGCCCTTCTACTCGGACTTCGCCTTCGATCGCGTGGGCGATGCATTCGTCATCGACGAAGCGGTGCTCGAACGACGCGCGCAGCGTTTCGCCATCAACCAGTCGGACGCGCATTTCGAAGCGCTGCGCTCGCTCGACGGGCTCTTCATCGACACGGGCGAGTTGGAATATGAGACGCTGCGCGAAGGCGCCGGTGCCTTTGTCGCCAAACTGGCAGAGCATCAGGTGCCCGTCCGCTTCGACATCTACGCCGACGGCAACCATGGCAATCTGTTCGTACCGCGCTTCATGACGCTCGGCCTCGACTATTTCACCGCCCATCTCGCGACCGAGATGGCCTCGCCCGACGCTTCGCTATCTTCTGCGGACTGA
- a CDS encoding cold-shock protein, whose protein sequence is MTEGTVKFFNNDKGFGFITPDNGGSDAFVHISAVQAAGMQSLNEGQRVSYDLQDDRRGKQSACNLAAL, encoded by the coding sequence ATGACCGAAGGTACCGTAAAGTTTTTCAACAATGACAAGGGCTTCGGCTTCATTACCCCCGACAATGGCGGTAGTGACGCGTTCGTCCACATCTCGGCCGTCCAGGCTGCCGGCATGCAGAGCCTCAACGAAGGCCAGCGTGTCAGCTACGACCTGCAGGACGACCGCCGCGGCAAGCAGAGCGCCTGCAACCTCGCGGCCCTGTAA
- a CDS encoding phosphoenolpyruvate carboxykinase produces the protein MTDRTPKHQLDDQGFATSASIHWNLTTAPLVEQALERGEGKLAKHGPIVVETGKHTGRSAKDKFIVKDSVSDGQVWFGKTNVPMSEEHFAALLEDFKAALKDKGDLFVADLYGGSQPEHRVKVRVVNEYAWHNLFIRTMLVRPESEELADFAPDYTIIDLPSFRADPARHGTRSETVIAVSLKEKLILIGGTEYGGEMKKSVFGLLNFLLPQDGIMPMHCSANIGPDGDTAIFFGLSGTGKTTLSADPKRTLIGDDEHGWSDSAVFNFEGGCYAKMIRLSEEAEPEIYATTKKFGTVLENVVMDPVTRELDLDDNSLAENSRGAYPIDYIPNTSADNLGPVPQNIIMLTADAFGVLPPIAKLTPDQAMYHFLSGYTAKVAGTEIGVTEPEATFSTCFGAPFMPRHPTVYGNLLKKRIAEGQVDCWLVNTGWTGGKYGVGNRMPIKATRALLDAALDGSLKDAEFRKDPNFGFAVPVAVPGVDSAILDPRSTWDDKAAYDATAAKLVDLFNENFSEFAEHVDAGVREAGPVKATV, from the coding sequence GTGACTGACCGGACGCCGAAGCACCAGCTCGACGATCAGGGGTTCGCCACCAGTGCGTCGATCCATTGGAACCTGACCACCGCACCCTTGGTCGAACAGGCACTTGAACGTGGCGAAGGCAAGCTCGCCAAGCACGGCCCGATCGTCGTCGAGACGGGCAAGCACACGGGCCGGTCGGCCAAGGACAAGTTCATCGTGAAGGACAGCGTGTCCGACGGGCAGGTCTGGTTCGGCAAGACCAACGTGCCGATGAGCGAGGAGCATTTCGCCGCGCTGCTCGAGGACTTCAAGGCAGCGCTCAAGGACAAGGGCGACCTGTTCGTCGCCGACCTTTACGGCGGTTCGCAGCCCGAACATCGCGTGAAGGTCCGGGTCGTCAACGAATATGCCTGGCACAATCTGTTCATCCGCACGATGCTGGTGCGCCCCGAGAGCGAGGAGCTCGCCGATTTCGCGCCCGACTATACGATCATCGACCTGCCGAGCTTCCGCGCCGATCCCGCGCGCCACGGGACGCGCAGCGAGACCGTCATCGCGGTCAGCTTGAAGGAAAAGCTGATCCTTATCGGCGGTACCGAATATGGCGGCGAGATGAAGAAGTCGGTCTTCGGCCTCCTCAATTTCCTCCTGCCGCAGGACGGCATCATGCCGATGCACTGCTCGGCCAACATCGGTCCCGATGGCGACACCGCGATCTTTTTCGGCCTGTCGGGCACCGGCAAGACGACGCTGTCGGCCGACCCCAAGCGCACGCTCATCGGCGATGACGAGCATGGCTGGTCGGACAGCGCAGTCTTCAACTTCGAAGGCGGCTGCTACGCCAAGATGATCCGCCTCTCGGAAGAGGCCGAGCCCGAGATTTACGCCACGACGAAGAAGTTCGGCACGGTGCTCGAGAATGTCGTGATGGATCCCGTCACCCGCGAGCTCGACCTCGACGATAACAGCCTCGCCGAGAACAGCCGCGGTGCCTATCCGATCGACTATATCCCGAACACGAGCGCCGACAATCTCGGCCCCGTGCCGCAGAATATCATCATGCTGACCGCCGATGCCTTCGGCGTGCTGCCCCCGATCGCCAAATTGACGCCCGACCAGGCGATGTACCACTTCCTGTCGGGCTATACCGCCAAGGTCGCGGGGACCGAGATCGGCGTGACCGAGCCTGAAGCGACGTTCAGCACCTGCTTCGGCGCGCCCTTCATGCCGCGTCACCCGACCGTCTACGGCAACCTCTTGAAGAAGCGGATCGCCGAAGGGCAGGTCGACTGCTGGCTGGTCAACACCGGCTGGACCGGCGGCAAATATGGCGTCGGCAACCGGATGCCGATCAAGGCGACGCGCGCATTGCTCGATGCGGCGCTCGACGGCTCGCTCAAGGATGCCGAATTCCGCAAGGATCCCAATTTCGGTTTCGCGGTGCCGGTCGCGGTGCCGGGCGTCGACAGCGCTATCCTCGACCCGCGTTCGACGTGGGACGACAAGGCGGCCTATGACGCCACGGCGGCCAAGCTGGTCGACCTCTTCAACGAGAATTTTTCCGAGTTTGCCGAGCATGTCGACGCGGGTGTCCGCGAGGCAGGCCCGGTGAAAGCGACGGTGTAG
- a CDS encoding response regulator transcription factor — protein sequence MTQTIALVDDDRNILTSVSIALQAEGFGTRVYTDGAAALRAFADNPPDLGVFDIKMPQMDGLELLGHVRDMDPPVGTMPVIFLTSKDDELDEAEGLSAGADDYITKPFSQRLLIARIKAILRRQELERSNGDNGGGEEEGKLVTRGRLEMDPARHKVAWDGKPVTLTVTEFLILDSLAQRPGVVKSRNQLLDAAYHDDVFVDDRTIDSHIKRIRRKFRAVADDFDAIETLYGVGYRFGEE from the coding sequence ATGACGCAGACAATCGCGCTCGTGGACGACGACCGGAATATCCTCACCTCCGTGTCGATCGCGCTCCAGGCCGAGGGCTTCGGGACCCGGGTCTATACCGACGGGGCCGCCGCCCTGCGTGCCTTCGCGGACAATCCGCCCGACCTTGGCGTCTTCGACATCAAGATGCCGCAGATGGACGGGCTCGAGCTGCTCGGCCATGTCCGCGACATGGACCCGCCGGTCGGCACCATGCCGGTCATCTTCCTTACCTCGAAGGACGATGAGCTGGACGAGGCCGAGGGCCTTTCGGCGGGCGCGGACGACTATATCACCAAGCCCTTCTCGCAGCGCCTCCTCATCGCCCGCATCAAGGCGATTCTCAGGCGGCAGGAGCTCGAACGGTCGAATGGCGACAATGGCGGCGGCGAGGAGGAGGGCAAGCTCGTCACCCGTGGTCGGCTCGAGATGGACCCGGCGCGCCACAAGGTCGCATGGGACGGCAAGCCCGTCACGCTGACGGTCACCGAATTCCTCATTCTCGACAGCCTCGCCCAGCGCCCCGGCGTGGTGAAGAGCCGCAACCAGCTGCTCGATGCGGCCTATCACGACGATGTCTTCGTCGATGACCGGACCATCGACAGCCACATCAAGCGCATCCGCCGCAAGTTCCGCGCGGTCGCCGACGACTTCGACGCCATCGAGACGCTCTACGGGGTGGGATATCGGTTCGGCGAGGAATGA
- a CDS encoding sensor histidine kinase, translating to MIPPHLKYMSARMRGDVPAFWRYWTLVHRILAVNILPILFVALGILWLDAYRNQLRDERVDRLASDAAAAAMASAEVPMDQRIDLLAALGSAEQARLRIYGPDGNLVADSWDGAAPTYELQDPATQRWTKKAARIIDAGFNALVAAPPIEPFAEPTRDRAAAWPEIAAARRAGDVVTRVREAPDRTPVFSAAVPTPRGGTLLATANDRDYTDQVRRQRSTLAMLLGAALAIGIALSLFLARTIARPLRRIALAAHRVRTGRSRQVNVPRLPRRHDEVGALARAVSDMSTALQERIDKIEAFAADVSHELKNPLASLRSAVDSLERVDDPRVRARLLDVVRQDVIRLDRLISDIAEAARTDGELTRAQLEPVPLDDLARHLIRAWEERRETGNARFSLTTQGNGPFIVFGEPMRLARAIDNLIDNAVSFSPARGRIALNLSRAGAMIRLTITDDGPGVPEDERDAIFHRFHSHRPDKREFGRHSGLGLAIARAIVEGHDGDIMVCDRDDEAEGACFTILLPGWEGA from the coding sequence ATGATCCCGCCGCACCTCAAATATATGAGCGCGCGCATGCGCGGCGACGTGCCCGCCTTCTGGCGCTACTGGACGCTCGTTCACCGCATCCTGGCGGTCAACATCCTGCCGATCCTGTTCGTCGCCCTGGGCATCCTCTGGCTCGACGCCTATCGCAACCAGCTGCGCGACGAACGCGTCGACCGGCTCGCCAGCGATGCCGCCGCGGCCGCCATGGCCAGCGCCGAAGTGCCCATGGACCAGCGCATCGATCTGCTCGCCGCCTTGGGCTCGGCCGAGCAGGCGCGCCTCAGGATCTATGGCCCCGACGGCAATCTCGTCGCCGACAGCTGGGACGGCGCCGCGCCCACCTATGAACTCCAGGATCCCGCGACCCAGCGCTGGACGAAGAAGGCCGCACGCATCATCGATGCCGGCTTCAACGCGCTCGTCGCCGCCCCGCCGATCGAGCCCTTCGCCGAACCCACGAGAGACCGCGCCGCCGCCTGGCCCGAAATCGCCGCCGCGCGGCGTGCCGGCGATGTCGTCACCCGCGTGCGCGAGGCCCCCGACCGCACCCCCGTCTTTTCCGCCGCCGTCCCGACGCCCCGCGGGGGCACGCTGCTCGCCACCGCCAACGACCGCGACTATACCGACCAGGTGCGCCGCCAGCGCTCGACGCTGGCCATGCTGCTCGGCGCTGCGCTCGCCATCGGCATCGCTCTCTCGCTCTTCCTCGCGCGCACCATCGCGCGTCCGCTACGCCGGATCGCGCTGGCCGCGCACCGCGTGCGCACGGGCCGCTCGCGCCAGGTCAACGTGCCGCGCCTGCCGCGCCGCCACGACGAGGTCGGGGCGCTCGCCCGCGCGGTGAGCGACATGTCGACCGCGCTGCAGGAGCGGATCGACAAGATCGAGGCCTTCGCCGCCGACGTCAGCCACGAACTGAAGAACCCCCTCGCCTCGCTCCGCAGCGCCGTCGACAGCCTCGAACGCGTTGACGATCCCAGGGTTCGCGCCCGCCTCCTCGACGTGGTGCGGCAGGACGTCATCCGCCTCGATCGGCTCATCAGCGATATTGCCGAGGCCGCGCGCACCGACGGCGAGCTCACGCGCGCACAGCTCGAACCCGTCCCGCTCGACGACCTCGCGCGTCACCTCATCCGCGCGTGGGAGGAACGGCGCGAGACCGGCAATGCCCGCTTCTCCCTGACCACGCAGGGCAACGGACCCTTCATCGTCTTCGGCGAACCCATGCGGCTGGCGCGCGCGATCGACAATCTGATCGACAATGCGGTCAGCTTTTCGCCCGCGCGCGGCCGCATCGCGCTCAACCTGTCGCGCGCCGGGGCCATGATCCGACTGACGATTACCGACGATGGCCCGGGAGTTCCGGAGGACGAACGCGACGCCATCTTCCATCGTTTTCATTCGCACCGCCCCGACAAGCGCGAATTCGGGCGCCACTCGGGCCTCGGCCTCGCCATTGCGCGCGCCATCGTCGAGGGGCATGACGGCGACATCATGGTATGCGACCGCGACGACGAGGCCGAGGGCGCCTGTTTCACCATCCTCCTGCCCGGCTGGGAGGGCGCATGA
- a CDS encoding HPr kinase/phosphorylase produces MRDGSSDIVHASSVAIGGRVVLLLGASGAGKSDLALRLIDRGHALVADDRTIVQRKGDQLIASPPPTIAGKLEARGIGILDLPHLERAPVALAIGLDGPVERYPLDEKELTLLGISLPLLSLDARAPSAPILVEHAFAREVAR; encoded by the coding sequence ATGAGAGACGGATCGAGCGATATCGTCCACGCCTCCTCGGTCGCCATCGGCGGGCGGGTGGTGCTGCTGCTCGGCGCCTCGGGGGCGGGCAAATCGGACCTCGCGCTGCGCCTCATCGATCGTGGCCATGCCCTCGTCGCCGACGATCGCACCATCGTCCAGCGCAAGGGCGACCAGCTCATCGCCTCCCCGCCGCCCACGATCGCGGGCAAGCTCGAAGCGCGCGGGATCGGTATTCTCGACCTGCCGCATCTCGAACGGGCCCCCGTCGCGCTCGCCATCGGGCTCGACGGGCCGGTCGAACGCTATCCGCTCGATGAAAAGGAGCTGACCTTGCTCGGTATCTCGCTTCCCCTCCTGTCGCTCGATGCGCGCGCGCCATCGGCGCCGATCCTCGTCGAACATGCGTTCGCCCGCGAGGTGGCGCGATGA
- the rapZ gene encoding RNase adapter RapZ: MNAADARRRRLLIVTGMSGAGKSTALDTLEDWGWDIVDNLPVALLGDYVAQDMGEDPPPMAVGIDMRSRGFSADALLAAMDALGGVRAELVFLDCASAELTRRFDETRRRHPLAADRPAEDGIWLERRLLDPLRERADAVIDTTALKPVELREDLRSRYREGGEKPVITLASFGFARGVARTADLTFDMRFLDNPHWVEELRPLTGRDEAVKTHVSSDPAYGQTMDRIETLVTDLIPRYWEAGKHYLTIAFGCTGGRHRSVAATEDMAARLAAQGHEVSIRHRDLKTQPDDRYEKRKQR; this comes from the coding sequence ATGAACGCTGCCGACGCTCGCCGCCGACGGCTCCTGATCGTCACCGGCATGTCGGGGGCGGGCAAGTCGACCGCGCTCGACACGCTCGAGGATTGGGGCTGGGATATCGTCGACAATCTCCCCGTCGCACTGCTCGGCGACTATGTCGCGCAGGACATGGGCGAGGATCCGCCTCCCATGGCGGTCGGGATCGACATGCGCAGCCGCGGCTTTTCCGCCGATGCGCTGCTCGCGGCCATGGATGCGCTCGGCGGGGTTCGCGCCGAACTCGTCTTCCTCGATTGCGCCTCTGCCGAACTCACCCGCCGTTTCGACGAGACCCGGCGCCGCCACCCGCTCGCCGCCGATCGCCCGGCCGAGGACGGCATCTGGCTCGAACGCCGCCTGCTCGACCCATTGCGCGAGCGCGCCGATGCGGTCATTGACACCACCGCCTTGAAGCCGGTCGAGCTGCGCGAGGATCTACGCAGCCGCTATCGCGAGGGCGGCGAGAAGCCCGTCATCACCCTCGCCAGCTTCGGTTTCGCGCGCGGAGTCGCGCGCACCGCCGACCTCACCTTCGACATGAGATTTCTCGACAATCCGCATTGGGTCGAGGAATTGCGACCGCTCACGGGACGCGACGAAGCCGTGAAAACTCACGTTTCTTCCGATCCAGCCTATGGCCAGACCATGGACCGGATTGAAACATTGGTCACTGACCTTATTCCGCGCTATTGGGAGGCGGGCAAACATTATCTGACCATCGCTTTCGGCTGCACGGGGGGCCGACATCGTTCGGTGGCAGCGACGGAAGACATGGCCGCGCGCCTTGCGGCACAAGGCCATGAAGTGTCGATCAGGCATCGCGATTTGAAGACGCAGCCCGACGACCGGTACGAGAAGCGGAAACAGAGGTAG
- a CDS encoding PTS sugar transporter subunit IIA — translation MIGLVLVTHGRLATEFITAMEHVVGKQDAVEGICIGPEDDMEARRADIAAAIERNDQGDGVIILTDLFGGTPSNLSISLMGDSNCVEVIAGINLPMLIRLESARKTMDVAKAVAAARDAGRKYISVASEILGEAAA, via the coding sequence ATGATCGGTTTGGTTTTGGTCACCCACGGCCGGCTGGCGACCGAGTTCATCACGGCGATGGAACATGTGGTCGGCAAGCAGGATGCGGTCGAGGGCATTTGTATCGGTCCCGAGGATGACATGGAGGCGCGCCGCGCCGACATCGCCGCCGCGATCGAACGCAACGACCAGGGCGATGGCGTCATCATCTTGACCGACCTGTTCGGCGGCACCCCGTCCAACCTGTCGATCAGCCTGATGGGCGACAGCAATTGCGTCGAGGTCATCGCCGGCATCAACCTGCCCATGCTGATCCGCCTCGAAAGCGCGCGAAAGACCATGGACGTCGCCAAGGCGGTGGCCGCCGCGCGCGATGCGGGGCGCAAATATATCTCGGTCGCCTCTGAAATCCTCGGCGAAGCGGCCGCCTGA
- a CDS encoding HPr family phosphocarrier protein: MSVSKKIKISNRRGLHARASAKFVNLVHEIGDGVSVEVEKDGNRVTGKSIMGLMMLGAAMGDCITIHVDGDEAQPALDKLAGLVKDRFYED, encoded by the coding sequence ATGAGCGTTTCCAAGAAGATCAAGATTTCCAACCGCCGCGGCCTCCATGCCCGCGCCTCGGCGAAATTCGTCAACCTCGTCCACGAAATCGGCGACGGCGTGTCCGTCGAGGTGGAAAAGGACGGCAACCGCGTCACAGGCAAGTCGATCATGGGCCTGATGATGCTCGGCGCCGCGATGGGCGACTGCATCACCATCCATGTCGACGGCGACGAGGCGCAACCCGCGCTCGACAAGCTCGCCGGGCTTGTAAAAGACCGCTTCTACGAAGATTGA
- a CDS encoding TrmH family RNA methyltransferase, whose translation MPREITSFSNSTVKFIRSLRDKKARRSEGLFLAEGLRIITEARDEGHLPKLIAFGPQGAQHPLAQEIIAATEAAGGDAILTSPDILSKMSGKDNPQALIAAYDQPDTSLASLKRAAADIWLVGEKLRDPGNIGTILRTGDAVGAGGLILIDDCADPFAVETVRASMGAIFTQKIAQAPWDEFLPWLRSGPGQLVGTSLQTEHDYRDAPYEAPVFLLIGNESQGLPDAYEAECDLLVKIPMHGRADSLNAAVAAAITAFEVRSAWRNR comes from the coding sequence ATGCCGCGCGAAATCACCTCTTTCTCCAACAGCACCGTCAAGTTCATCCGCAGCCTGCGCGACAAGAAGGCGCGGCGCAGCGAGGGCCTGTTCCTCGCCGAGGGCCTGCGCATCATCACCGAGGCGCGCGATGAAGGGCATCTGCCAAAGCTGATCGCTTTCGGACCGCAGGGCGCGCAGCATCCGCTGGCGCAAGAGATCATCGCCGCGACCGAAGCGGCAGGCGGCGATGCCATCCTCACCAGTCCCGACATTTTGTCCAAGATGAGCGGCAAGGATAATCCGCAGGCGCTCATCGCCGCCTACGACCAGCCCGACACCTCGCTGGCTTCGCTCAAGCGCGCCGCCGCCGACATCTGGCTGGTCGGCGAGAAATTGCGCGATCCCGGCAATATCGGGACCATCCTGCGCACTGGCGATGCGGTCGGCGCGGGCGGGCTCATCCTCATCGACGATTGCGCCGACCCCTTTGCGGTAGAAACCGTGCGGGCCTCGATGGGCGCCATCTTCACGCAAAAAATCGCGCAGGCGCCATGGGACGAGTTCCTCCCTTGGCTGCGCTCGGGTCCGGGCCAACTGGTCGGCACCAGCCTCCAGACCGAGCACGACTATCGCGACGCCCCCTATGAGGCCCCCGTCTTCCTCCTCATTGGCAACGAGAGCCAGGGGCTCCCCGACGCCTATGAGGCCGAATGCGACCTCTTGGTGAAGATCCCGATGCATGGGCGCGCCGACAGCCTCAATGCCGCCGTGGCCGCCGCCATCACGGCCTTCGAAGTGCGGAGCGCCTGGCGGAACCGCTAA
- a CDS encoding META domain-containing protein, which yields MKYLVRTAATAGLAALVAACTQPYGERYDPYDPYGYPPQQGQYPGGQYDPYGGQQQQVLDPYRATGTEPFWSLTITPQEMRFDSANGLRVAEATPRAINGYAGPVYRGRRLEVNIVRGQGCSDGMSDRRYPDQVQVYVDGREYRGCGAPERDYQQGSYDNPYGTPSYGSGYDQPAVPLDRTSWRVTRVNGLSVPSGGYYMNFQPNNRLSAKFGCNEMTGGYRLYGDRLDLGGGLSMTRMACPDMSFETRATNILSSPLRVEMDRDGVTFSNDRGRIDAVRAN from the coding sequence ATGAAGTATCTCGTCCGCACTGCCGCCACCGCCGGCCTCGCCGCCCTCGTCGCTGCCTGCACGCAGCCCTATGGCGAACGCTACGACCCCTATGACCCCTACGGCTATCCGCCGCAGCAAGGCCAATATCCGGGCGGACAATATGACCCCTATGGCGGCCAGCAGCAGCAGGTCCTGGATCCCTACCGCGCCACGGGCACCGAGCCCTTCTGGAGCCTCACCATCACCCCGCAGGAGATGCGGTTCGACAGCGCCAATGGCCTGCGCGTCGCCGAGGCGACGCCGCGTGCCATCAACGGCTATGCCGGCCCCGTCTATCGCGGCCGCCGCCTCGAAGTGAACATCGTGCGCGGCCAGGGCTGTTCGGACGGCATGAGCGACCGCCGCTATCCCGACCAGGTGCAGGTCTATGTCGACGGGCGCGAATATCGCGGCTGCGGCGCACCCGAGCGCGACTATCAACAGGGGAGCTATGACAACCCCTATGGCACGCCCTCCTACGGTTCGGGCTACGACCAGCCCGCCGTACCGCTCGACCGCACCAGCTGGCGCGTGACCCGCGTCAACGGCCTGTCGGTCCCCTCGGGCGGCTATTATATGAACTTCCAGCCCAACAACCGGCTGAGCGCCAAGTTCGGCTGCAACGAGATGACGGGCGGTTACCGGCTCTACGGCGACCGCCTCGATCTGGGAGGCGGCCTGTCGATGACCCGCATGGCCTGCCCCGACATGAGCTTCGAGACACGCGCCACCAACATCCTGTCGAGCCCGCTACGGGTCGAGATGGACCGCGACGGCGTCACTTTCTCGAATGATCGCGGCCGTATCGACGCCGTGCGCGCCAACTAG